Proteins found in one Neodiprion lecontei isolate iyNeoLeco1 chromosome 6, iyNeoLeco1.1, whole genome shotgun sequence genomic segment:
- the LOC107220067 gene encoding N-alpha-acetyltransferase 20 isoform X1, producing MSILRPFTCDDMFKFNNVNLDPLTETYGLSFYMQYLAHWPEYFQVAESPSGEIMGYIMGKAEGHSENWHGHVTALTVSPDYRRLGLAATLMKFLEGVSEKKQAYFVDLFVRVSNKVAIKMYQELGYIVYRTVLEYYSGDPDEDAYDMRKALSRDVKKKSVIPLTHPVRPDEVD from the exons ATGTCAATTCTAAGGCCGTTCACCTGCGATGATATGTTCAAATTCAACAATGT GAATTTGGATCCACTCACAGAAACA TATGGACTGTCATTCTACATGCAGTACCTGGCCCATTGGCCTGAGTATTTTCAAGTCGCTGAATCCCCATCTGGAGAAATTATGGGTTATA TTATGGGAAAAGCCGAAGGTCACAGTGAAAATTGGCACGGTCATGTAACAGCTCTTACTGTTTCTCCTGATTATCGTAGGCTAGGACTAGCTGCAACATTAATGAAATTCTTGGAAGGAGTATCAGAAAA GAAGCAAGCCTACTTTGTCGACCTTTTTGTCAGAGTGAGTAACAAAGTCGCAATAAAAATGTATCAGGAACTGGGATATATTGTTTATAGAACTGTTTTAGAGTACTACAGTGGTGATCCAGATGAAGATGCTTATG atatGCGGAAAGCTTTATCAAGGGATGTTAAAAAGAAGTCAGTTATACCATTAACACATCCCGTAAGACCCGATGAAGTTGATTGA
- the LOC107220072 gene encoding uncharacterized protein LOC107220072, with protein sequence MQDICENIRTAIEHGRTDIIRSLLDACENGNTGESITKEKILNQALLEEGTFLLYASKINQVDVVRSLLSCGADPTIQNSQGYNAVDVASSDAIRRIYVEELLRATAASELERVVQLLAAGININSWDSEGSKNTPLHWAACYGNKDIIKCLIDRGADVNAENSCGATPLHDAVNRGEVTICQELLHSGANPLARANKGTFAGKTPYDLAIGKPTLHSMLQKFLAIVTSNESSSMHNANTFMSQNYGDRKVSKSSNLSQLSIDSTNKSFDQIFEGMSREPGIDSPVKSIGERYGIFNLIWPQPKTIIELPDALPFIAGKELFISIIQGTESIHRILDVWEISRSILLELGHDVKIGEVQPRSGKLYSDQQIECLVNGNLFNVSNGYQLLISQNVIKVTAGSLAGLHYAVCTFVQILRLCKTHKTSDVCEIDAVLVKDEPRFKHRGVLLDISPRGRIPNLEYLFHMIDLWSAFKISHLHLYSRLAPSCDWQLCYTRSEMVTLDRYCRDRHLELVPALDVDSNVSQRHLPQMWPVFQELLATFPSLNYVHVGPRLAGLLVQLENLDSSLSGNETVETDMSEVFKSYSCLQELWHILNLNSDATLLLCSNGLHSKPDLRNVPSNVVLVEYGFQADYDFSEWTEVFRNAGGNVLPSSGTASYNSLAGCPASTYANTRNAVKTALQQNSFGIVVAHWSGSHHLTPHPFAWVGFLIAAGLAWNPASEFDTFNMESCDMSELPNTSRQLTLAKLLDIHVFSDSEGKVGNAILELGRVDTLVLTLSKNQAVTDLKQIPDNRGSTLYRLLTDPDNVTLDNLSTDLFVKITKQIKRISHSLYEVNLTSKFALMEIQELQLTADLMLTACRIGRTLIGVGVNPNSNMGLAVINLGVSNLPPTFRTDIANKLLAHIEQYKGAWLQRHLPQGLQSSLLVLTAALHRFVPES encoded by the exons ATGCAAGATATTTGCGAAAATATTCGTACGGCAATCGAGCACGGCCGTACCGATATTATCCGATCTCTATTGGACGCAT GTGAAAATGGAAATACAGGAGAGAGCAttacaaaggaaaaaattctgaatcagGCTCTCTTAGAGGAAGGGACTTTCCTTCTGTACGCATCTAAG ATAAATCAAGTAGACGTTGTGCGAAGTCTTCTTAGCTGCGGTGCAGATCCTACAATTCAAAACTCTCAGGGTTACAATGCAGTTGACGTTGCATCTTCTGATGCAATACGACGTATTTATGTCGAAGAACTCTTAAGAGCTACTGCTGCATCTGA GCTGGAAAGAGTTGTGCAATTACTAGCTGCAGGGATAAACATCAATTCCTGGGATTCAGAGGGGAGTAAAAATACTCCACTTCATTGGGCTGCTTGCTATGGCAACAAAGACATAATTAAGTGTCTGAtag ACAGAGGAGCAGATGTTAATGCAGAGAATAGTTGCGGAGCAACCCCTTTACATGATGCAGTTAATCGTGGAGAAGTGACAATTTGTCAGGAACTGTTACATTCTGGAGCTAATCCTCTTGCACGTGCAAACAAAGG AACATTCGCTGGGAAAACTCCGTATGATTTGGCAATTGGAAAGCCTACATTGCATTCTATGTTGCAGAAATTTTTAGCAATCGTAACATCTAATGAAAGCAGTAGTATGCATAATGCTAATACGTTTATGAGCCAAAACTATGGAGACCGAAAAGTATCAAAGTCTTCAAATTTGAGCCAACTTTCAATAGATTCTACCAATAAATCATTTGACCAAATATTTGAGGGGATGAGTCGTGAACCTGGAATCGATAGTCCTGTTAAAAGTATAGGAGAAAGATATGGGATATTCAATCTCATTTGGCCACAGCCGAAGACTATTATCGAACTTCCAGACGCACTTCCATTCATTGCTGGAAAAGAActatttatttctataatacAAGGCACTGAATCGATCCACAGAATATTGGATGTATGGGAGATTAGTAGGTCAATATTATTGGAGCTTGGTCATGACGTTAAAATTGGTGAAGTACAACCAAGATCTGGAAAACTATATTCCGATCAACAGATAGAGTGTTTAGTTAATGGAAACCTCTTCAACGTTAGTAACGGCTACCAACTGCTGATTTCTCAAAATGTTATTAAAGTAACTGCTGGTAGTTTGGCAGGCTTGCATTACGCGGTTTGTACGTTTGTACAAATCCTAAGATTGTGCAAAACTCACAAAACATCAGATGTATGCGAAATTGATGCTGTCTTAGTTAAGGACGAACCAAGATTCAAACACAGAGGCGTATTACTGGACATATCTCCAAGAGGACGAATACCCAACCTAGAATACTTATTCCACATGATCGATTTATGGTCAGCATTTAAAATATCTCACTTACATCTCTACTCTAGGTTGGCACCAAGCTGTGATTGGCAATTATGTTACACTAGATCAGAAATGGTGACGCTGGACAGATACTGCAG AGATCGGCACTTGGAATTAGTGCCCGCATTGGACGTTGACTCAAACGTAAGTCAACGTCACTTACCCCAAATGTGGCCAGTATTTCAAGAACTGCTTGCCACCTTTCCAAGTCTAAATTACGTACATGTTGGGCCCCGGCTGGCTGGTTTGCTTGTTCAGTTAGAAAATTTGGACTCAAGTTTATCTGGGAATGAAACTGTGGAAACAGATATGTCTGAAGTATTCAAATCGTACTCTTGTCTCCAAGAACTTTGGCATATTTTAAACTTGAATTCCGATGCAACGTTATTACTATGTTCAAATGGACTACACTCCAAACCGGACTTACGAAACGTTCCAAGCAATGTCGTCCTGGTGGAATATGGTTTTCAG GCTGACTACGATTTCTCAGAATGGACAGAAGTATTCAGAAATGCTGGTGGCAATGTGTTGCCTAGCTCTGGAACAGCAAGTTATAATAGTTTGGCTGGATGTCCGGCTTCGACTTATGCCAACACAAGAAATGCTGTAAAAACTGCCCTACAGCAAAATTCATTCGGCATTGTCGTAGCTCACTGGTCAGGTAGCCATCATTTGACCCCGCACCCGTTCGCTTGGGTGGGGTTTTTAATTGCAGCTGGGCTTGCCTGGAATCCAGCTAGCGAGTTTGATACTTTCAATATGGAAAGCTGTGATATGTCTGAACTCCCTAATACTTCCAG ACAGCTGACTCTAGCAAAACTGCTCGATATTCATGTTTTTTCGGACTCGGAAGGAAAAGTGGGCAATGCAATACTTGAATTAGGACGTGTGGATACGTTAGTACTAACATTGAGCAAAAATCAAGCAGTAACAGACTTGAAGCAAATACCAGATAACAGAGGTTCTACTCTGTATCGGCTTTTAACTGACCCAGACAATGTTACGTTAGATAATCTATCGACTGATTTATTTGTG aaaattactAAGCAAATTAAACGCATTTCCCACTCATTGTATGAAGTAAACCTAACATCAAAGTTTGCTTTAATGGAAATTCAGGAACTTCAATTAACAGCAGACTTGATGCTGACTGCCTGTCGTATTGGTAGAACTCTGATCGGTGTTGGCGTTAATCCAAATAGCAATATGGGCCTAGCTGTTATTAACCTTGGAGTAAGCAATTTACCACCGACTTTTAGGACGGATATAGCCAACAAGCTTTTAGCTCATATTGAGCAGTACAAAGGTGCTTGGCTACAAAGACACTTGCCCCAAGGGCTTCAAAGTTCGTTGTTAGTGTTAACTGCGGCCTTACATAGATTTGTGCCCGAATCATAA
- the LOC107220067 gene encoding N-alpha-acetyltransferase 20 isoform X2: MSILRPFTCDDMFKFNNVNLDPLTETYGLSFYMQYLAHWPEYFQVAESPSGEIMGYIMGKAEGHSENWHGHVTALTVSPDYRRLGLAATLMKFLEGVSEKKQAYFVDLFVRSTTVVIQMKMLMICGKLYQGMLKRSQLYH, translated from the exons ATGTCAATTCTAAGGCCGTTCACCTGCGATGATATGTTCAAATTCAACAATGT GAATTTGGATCCACTCACAGAAACA TATGGACTGTCATTCTACATGCAGTACCTGGCCCATTGGCCTGAGTATTTTCAAGTCGCTGAATCCCCATCTGGAGAAATTATGGGTTATA TTATGGGAAAAGCCGAAGGTCACAGTGAAAATTGGCACGGTCATGTAACAGCTCTTACTGTTTCTCCTGATTATCGTAGGCTAGGACTAGCTGCAACATTAATGAAATTCTTGGAAGGAGTATCAGAAAA GAAGCAAGCCTACTTTGTCGACCTTTTTGTCAGA AGTACTACAGTGGTGATCCAGATGAAGATGCTTATG atatGCGGAAAGCTTTATCAAGGGATGTTAAAAAGAAGTCAGTTATACCATTAA
- the LOC107220068 gene encoding glutaredoxin-related protein 5, mitochondrial → MFRTIRFASLVRNFATKPEEIGNLVKGNKVVVFMKGVPEEPRCGFSNAVVQILRMHGVQYNAHDVLADEELRQGIKEFSNWPTIPQVYINGEFVGGCDIMLQMHQNGELIEELKKVGINSLLLETAKEADNTKK, encoded by the exons ATGTTCAGAACCATACGTTTCGCGTCTCTGGTAAGAAATTTCGCAACCAAACCGGAAGAGATTGGAAATCTTGTTAAG GGAAATAAAGTAGTAGTTTTTATGAAAGGCGTGCCAGAAGAACCAAGATGTGGTTTCAGTAATGCTGTTGTACAAATCCTCAGAATGCATGGTGTACAATATAACGCACATGATGTACTGGCTGACGAAGAACTTCGACAAG GtataaaagaattttcaaactgGCCAACGATACCGCAAGTATATATAAACGGTGAATTCGTTGGTGGATGTGACATAATGCTTCAAATGCATCAAAACGGGGAATTGATtgaagagttgaaaaaagttgGTATTAACAGCCTTCTTCTAGAAACTGCAAAAGAGGCTGACAACACTAAGAAATAG